A single region of the Bacteroides luhongzhouii genome encodes:
- a CDS encoding aldose epimerase family protein, whose translation MKKHFLLAGFAALMLVACNNKPVSELTLSGLDPVKFQTEVNNAKTALYTLKNKAGMEVCVTNFGGRIVSVMVPDKNGKMQDVVLGFDSIADYINVPSDFGASIGRYANRINQGRFALDGDTIQLPQNNFGHCLHGGPKGWQYKVYEANLIDPTTLELTLVSPDGDENFPGNVTAKVTYKLTEDNAIDIKYSATTDKKTIINMTNHSYFNLAGDPSKASTDNILYVNADYYTPVDSTFMTTGEIAPVKDTPMDFTTPKAVGKEIDNYDFVQLKNGKGYDHNWVLNTKGDLSQVAAKLTSPESGITLEVYTNEPGVQVYTGNFLDGTVTGKKGIVYNQRASVCLETQHYPDSPNKADWPSVVLEPGQTYNSECIFKFSVEK comes from the coding sequence ATGAAAAAACATTTTCTACTTGCAGGATTTGCCGCGCTGATGCTGGTTGCATGCAATAACAAGCCGGTTTCCGAGCTGACTTTGTCCGGTCTTGATCCGGTAAAATTTCAAACAGAAGTGAACAATGCCAAAACTGCTCTTTACACCTTAAAGAACAAGGCAGGCATGGAAGTATGCGTCACTAACTTCGGAGGACGTATCGTGTCTGTCATGGTACCCGACAAGAACGGTAAGATGCAGGATGTAGTTTTAGGTTTTGACAGCATTGCTGACTATATTAATGTACCCAGCGACTTTGGTGCTTCTATCGGACGCTATGCGAACCGTATCAACCAGGGACGTTTCGCATTGGACGGTGACACGATCCAACTGCCGCAAAACAATTTCGGCCACTGCCTGCACGGAGGTCCGAAAGGTTGGCAATACAAAGTTTATGAAGCTAATCTGATTGATCCGACAACGCTGGAACTGACACTTGTCTCACCGGACGGAGACGAAAATTTCCCCGGTAATGTAACAGCTAAAGTGACTTACAAACTGACTGAAGACAACGCTATCGATATCAAATATAGCGCAACTACCGATAAAAAGACGATCATCAATATGACCAACCACTCTTACTTCAACCTGGCTGGTGATCCGTCAAAAGCTTCAACCGACAATATATTGTATGTGAACGCAGACTATTATACTCCGGTAGACAGTACCTTTATGACGACAGGCGAAATCGCTCCGGTAAAAGACACTCCGATGGACTTTACGACTCCAAAAGCTGTAGGCAAAGAGATCGACAACTACGATTTCGTTCAGCTGAAGAACGGAAAAGGATATGACCACAACTGGGTACTCAACACAAAGGGAGATCTTTCTCAAGTTGCCGCAAAACTTACCTCACCTGAAAGTGGTATCACTCTGGAAGTATATACCAATGAACCGGGGGTACAGGTTTACACAGGAAACTTCCTCGATGGAACCGTAACCGGAAAGAAAGGCATCGTTTACAACCAACGTGCTTCTGTCTGCCTGGAAACACAACACTATCCTGACAGCCCTAACAAGGCAGACTGGCCTTCTGTTGTACTGGAACCGGGACAAACTTATAATAGCGAATGTATTTTCAAATTCTCTGTAGAGAAATAA